The region GGACCACAATCTGACCCTCTAATGGATGATTTGGGAGGAAGTATTTGAAGAAGTTCTCGAGGCGGTGAATAAGGATCAAGATCCACTGTTTTCCTGACTAAATCAAGAAAATAACATGCTATCTGTCAGAAACGATTGCTAATTGCTTACTATAAACAAAAAGATTGCTAATTGCTTACTATAAACAAAAAGATTGCTTATCTCATTACAAAATATATCCTGAATATGAAAAGGGGGAGAAATAAAAACTCTCCCCATAACACTTGAAAGTCAATGTTTGGAACCACAGACCAAAGTGGTCAGTTCAATCAGTCATACTGTGAACCAGTATATATTCAGTctgattttacttaaataagTTACATGTTTTTTATGCTATTATCCAATAGGAATACTATCAATACAACGTCTAATACGATCTTTCTAACCCTTTATTATtggttaaaattattaaaaactgtAAAATCAAAAGTGAATCTTAATAAATAAGAAGGGAGACCTACAAAATCATATGGATTCCAATCAATTTTAGCCAAAAAGAAAGAGCGTATTACAAACATTTCTCCATTTTTCCATTAAAATTGAAAGTTCACCTTGTGACTCACATAATAAGAACAACGCCAAAAGCTTGTCCTTTGGtcaaacttcaacaaacaaaCCAGAGAGAGGGTTTACTCACACTTAACTAGTGCACTCAACTTGAGCACAGCAGTCTTACGAAAAATTGTTGTCAACCAGCTGATTCATTACGTGCAAATTGCAATGTGACCCAAGAAACAATGAATGAATCAAACAATCAAATTAGGAACAACATGCAAACAAACTAGTAGAACTATAAAATTCTATTAGAGTAAGTTACTTATAGTGAATTTGTTGGGATTAGTTACTGTTTAGTGCCCAGTACAATATAACATGTATAAGAGCACCATGAACATTTTTTGAATCTTTTATCAATTCAACATGTTACCTTCTGCGCATACTCTTTATTTAGCTAATTCCTATGATCTATATATCCTTCACATCCTCAACACAAACAGTGAAAGAGATACCTTTGAGTGCAATAAGAGAGCGAAGGCGATTCAGCGCAGAAGCGCGGTTCTTGTGCTGGGAGCGGTCTTCTGAAGCCTAAACCAGAAACATATGAATCAACAACAACCCCATGACGAGAAATGAAGCAAGAAGAGATTTTGAGAGTGGAAAGGGGCGAAACCTGAGCAATGATTCCTGTGGGGAGGTGTTTGAGGCGCACTGCGGACTCACGCTTGTTACGGTGTTGACCACCTGGTCCTGAGGCCTTGAAGGTATCCATCTCGCACTGCCGCAACAAATCCTCGTCCGTGAGGTAAAGGTAACATTTTTCTGAACCCTCAATTGTCGTGTTGGTGCTGAAATTAGAGCACCATAAGTGGGTGTGGATGTGAGTTTTGCTGGTTGTTCTTGCTGTTGCAGGAAGTGGGATTCGGTGAGTGTTGAGGAAGGAAAAGGGTTGTTGTTGAGAGGGGCGAAATGGACGGTATGAAACTGAAATGGGGGCTTTGTGGAGTGTGAGAGTGAGAATTAAAGTTGGTCTGAAGAGGGTTTTGTGCGCCATTGTTAGAACCTTAGCATGGCTCCGAAAGCTAAATCATGCTCTGTTCTTGGAACTTTAACAACGGTTTGGTCGGAGGAATGTTGTAAttgaaaaatggattttttagattttgatagttttttattaaagcaaatcattttttattaaagcaAATCATACATAAGAGGGATGAAATTAACTAAATAAGGTTTAACtctattaattatgtttaaaaaaattattcctaaaatacttttcattaagatgaataataaaaaatcatttaattaaatatttaaaacggCAGTGTTAAAacagtataaaaataattaaaaaaattatatttaagtttatcttttcttcacttatattaattataattgagtTTTGGAGAATAATTtatcatctttatttatttattgcatTTGTGTAAAGCTGAAATTCTTCAATTCACCCCACCGTCCAAACTCGAAAGACTATCTCCTCGCCGCCGCTGCACCACATCTCCGGCAGCCCCAACtggttctctctttttctctctcagATTATGAAACCCATTATCCCTTGATGTGTGTATAAGTGATTAAATATTTAGCATGCTTATTGCCAACACACTGTTGTGATAAAGTTtctccttttatttctttttttgaagATATCGAAAACCTTGATTTCCCAGAATGGTGGAGGAAAAAGAGAATTTGGGTCATTACAAAGTTGGGTCTTTGCCAACTCTGTTTTACGTTCCTGACTTCATCACAGACAGTGACCAAAGCCTTCTTCTAAACAACGTAGTACTCACTCTCATTCTGCTTCTCATTGTTCTATTTAATGTTccttaaatattcttttttttttttaatgatgggGTTTGTGCCTGTTGTTAGATTTATGAAGCCCCTGCATCAAAGTGGAAGATGTTAAAGAATAGAAGGCTACAGAATTGGGGTATGATTCATCactttttaatttcctttttttgtgctttttttttttgtagaataAACAGATATAGAGGTAAATGGTTCTTTGGCAAACTTTTGGAAGGTTGGAGTTGAGAAAGAATGAATCATGGAGAAAAAAGTGAATTGGGGAACTGAACTTGCCTTATAAGTATTACAATACCCAGCAGATTCCTTTTTACTGTTTTGGGGGAGTTGATGATATGATTTATGATTATGCTATTTTTCTTATCTCTCAGTTATTGTCATGTATTATGAATCATTGTGGTACCTATACCAGCTACATGTACTTGGTACCGGTATTCATTAGGTTTGCATACATGGTTATGTATCTGATAATGCATAGCAGATAACGCCAAGTTCTTAAATGTTTTTGCTCACCTGACTTAGAATATTATGAAAAtggtatttactttttttattttaatactttgatgtttatgtttttatatttctatatgATATATCCTCTGTACCaagttttagaaattttgttgTACGGGTATTCATATTGGTACCTATACTAGAACTAGTCCCTGTATTCATTCAAGGCAATTTTTAAGGTTGTGGTTGAATCAGGGTTTTAAATAGTTATTGTCAAACTTTGAATATAAACTAAGACATGTTGTATATCAATGACCAGAAAGAGTCGTGTCAGTGTTGAACATGCCTTGGAAAGAGGTCACCACATACCAAACACACTCTGAATAATTTGAGCACGCACttgtcaaaaatatttatcttttccacCCTCATACTATGAATTGAATCATAAAGATTTAGCAAATTTGAAGTGAAATTTTCCTTATCACTTGTCTGGTAATTGTTGATTGCAGGTGGTGTTGTCCACGAGAAGGGCCTTCTACCTCAAGTTTGTAAGTGAGGAAATCAGCAATTCTTTTATAATCTAGACTAGATATGCTGCTATCTGCACAAATAGATATTTTTCTGTTGGGTGTTAGAAACCTCTATTTGTAGATGTGAGAAACCTGCATTTTGGTAGTTTCTAACAGTTATGACTGAGCTATTCTGTTATGCCAGTCTTTTAGTCAATGGCGGATTTAAGACCCTAAGTCAATGAGAGCAAATCAAGTGGTGTATTTGTACACTGTCACCTACACACAGGTTTATCATAGAGCATCATCCAGCGGGttcaaatatataagattaggagagacaaaataatttttcttcaaatacttagtaataattttaacaaaaccaGAAGTGCACCTGCACACCCTACCTGGTGTACACATAGGTCTACTACTGCTTTTAGTTACTTTTTCTTTACCTTTTTATGTACCTGCTGCAAGATGAAAAGAATTTGTACACCAGAAACAGAAGGGTATATTTTGTTGATTCACTCTCTGTTGTTCAGACTCAAAGTTATTAAATGATTCTATCATCATCTTTGTTCATCATTGTTAGTTTGTTGTTGCCTTTGTGTATACTTTTGGGGCTGTTTCTGGAACTTCACTCCTTTGTGGGCAAAATGCTTTGACTTTTGAATATGAATTGAAGATGATTAAAACATTGATATCATTGATCTTCATTTCCCACTTgattagtttttaatttgacCAACTTTCAAAGATGataatacatgataatattGTGTTAATGAAACAAGGTTGGTCTTCTGCAAGGaacttttgtttgttttgtttttcaatatgCTGCTAACTTATCAATAGTCTCTCTCTCATACAGTGCCTCCATGGTTAACAAATCTCACACAAAAAATATGTGATGAATCTGGGCTGTTCCCATCACCAATGAACCATGTTCTTATCAATGAATACCAGCCTAATCAAGGCATAATGGTTTGTCCTGAACCTCAACCCTGCTTGTGGCCATTTATCTGTTCTTCCTTTTGGACTATGTAATATCTCAtcattgatttttgtgttttttgttttgaaatttttatatgttttgaaaCACAAGTGAGTTCTATAATGCATTTGTGTGTATTTTACTATTTCCTAATGAATTCTTTTATTCTATAAAGCCACATCAAGATGGACCTGCCTATTTTCCAGTAGTAGCCATTCTATCACTTGAATCTCCTGTTGTCATGAACTTCACTCCCCATGCAAGATTCAAACAAGATTCCCAGGATGATGTTGACAAAGATTCTGATTTTGAGATTGGAAAAGATAAGTGGCTTGATGAACACCACCCTTTCTCTGTTTTATTGATGCCTCGCAGTTTATTGATATTCAAGGACAAAGCATACTCAGGTACTGCTATAGTAAACTCTTGTGTAATGCTACATTAGCAACAAATTGAGGAACCTTAACACCTTTTGTTCTTGCTAAAATTTAGTCACATTTTTGTGTGTGATCACAGATTACTTACACGGTATAAAAGATTGCACACTACACTGCTACAATGGGGTAAGAGTACAGATTACTGCGGTTGTTTTTGTCCAAAGTAATTCATTGAATCTGTGTTTCTCATGCTTCAAAATCTGTCCTTTTTAGGCTGTGAATGAAACTCAAGCTTTGAAACACAAGGAATCAGAGGGAGACTTCTTTAACTTAGAGGATGCAGCATTGGATACAACAGGAAAGGAAGAGTATAAGAATATATCAAGAACATCCAACAGAGTTTCATTGACCTGTCGATTGGTTCCCAAAGTTCACAAAAATTTGTTTAGGTTTTGAATttgtatattt is a window of Vigna unguiculata cultivar IT97K-499-35 chromosome 4, ASM411807v1, whole genome shotgun sequence DNA encoding:
- the LOC114182347 gene encoding uncharacterized protein LOC114182347 isoform X1, whose protein sequence is MAHKTLFRPTLILTLTLHKAPISVSYRPFRPSQQQPFSFLNTHRIPLPATARTTSKTHIHTHLWCSNFSTNTTIEGSEKCYLYLTDEDLLRQCEMDTFKASGPGGQHRNKRESAVRLKHLPTGIIAQASEDRSQHKNRASALNRLRSLIALKVRKTVDLDPYSPPRELLQILPPKSSIRGSDCGPQIGPNNPKFALGMQALLDLIFAVEGSVSEAAKYLGLSTGALSRLILSDDSLRKEVNDLRASKGMKPLK
- the LOC114182347 gene encoding uncharacterized protein LOC114182347 isoform X2; this encodes MAHKTLFRPTLILTLTLHKAPISVSYRPFRPSQQQPFSFLNTHRIPLPATARTTSKTHIHTHLWCSNFSTNTTIEGSEKCYLYLTDEDLLRQCEMDTFKASGPGGQHRNKRESAVRLKHLPTGIIAQASEDRSQHKNRASALNRLRSLIALKVRKTVDLDPYSPPRELLQILPPKSSIRGSDCGPQIGPNNPKFALLNYVCLWSF
- the LOC114182346 gene encoding alpha-ketoglutarate-dependent dioxygenase alkB homolog 6; amino-acid sequence: MVEEKENLGHYKVGSLPTLFYVPDFITDSDQSLLLNNIYEAPASKWKMLKNRRLQNWGGVVHEKGLLPQVLPPWLTNLTQKICDESGLFPSPMNHVLINEYQPNQGIMPHQDGPAYFPVVAILSLESPVVMNFTPHARFKQDSQDDVDKDSDFEIGKDKWLDEHHPFSVLLMPRSLLIFKDKAYSDYLHGIKDCTLHCYNGAVNETQALKHKESEGDFFNLEDAALDTTGKEEYKNISRTSNRVSLTCRLVPKVHKNLFRF